Proteins encoded in a region of the Bacillus sp. T3 genome:
- a CDS encoding class I SAM-dependent methyltransferase has protein sequence MGLEFVDLFDHWAESYDQSVSGNDLEYREVFSHYDDILQAVAKLVEGNIVEFGVGTGNLTQKLVEKSCNVVGFEPSSSMREIAKNKLFQVQIEEGDFLHFKTMQTINGFVSTYAFHHLTDSEKAEAISLYRKCLIKGGKVVFADTIFESESHKLQAIKNAQQQGFLNLAKDLETEYYTTIPVLKAVFHKHDFHVLFKQLNPFVWLIDATKL, from the coding sequence ATGGGTCTGGAATTTGTTGATCTTTTTGATCATTGGGCGGAATCATATGACCAATCGGTATCAGGTAATGACCTTGAATATAGAGAAGTTTTTTCTCACTATGATGACATCCTTCAAGCAGTTGCCAAACTTGTGGAAGGAAACATTGTTGAGTTTGGTGTAGGTACAGGCAATTTAACACAAAAGCTTGTTGAGAAAAGCTGTAACGTGGTTGGATTTGAACCCTCTTCATCCATGCGAGAAATAGCGAAAAATAAATTATTTCAAGTTCAAATTGAAGAAGGTGATTTTCTTCATTTCAAAACAATGCAGACCATAAATGGATTTGTTAGCACCTATGCTTTCCACCATTTAACTGATAGCGAAAAAGCTGAGGCCATTTCTTTATATCGAAAATGCTTAATTAAAGGTGGAAAAGTCGTTTTTGCAGATACTATTTTTGAAAGTGAAAGTCATAAATTGCAAGCAATCAAAAATGCTCAACAGCAAGGCTTCCTAAACTTAGCGAAGGATCTAGAAACTGAATACTATACAACCATTCCCGTTTTAAAGGCTGTTTTTCATAAACATGACTTCCATGTACTGTTTAAACAATTAAATCCATTTGTATGGTTGATTGATGCGACAAAATTATAA